In Aquicella lusitana, the following proteins share a genomic window:
- a CDS encoding helix-turn-helix domain-containing protein encodes MKRDKNLILIGKQIRKLRNTRGFSQENFANFIDMNRGYYGTIERGEANVTALNLLKIIQGLEVKPNDLFPPETYNRKFF; translated from the coding sequence ATGAAAAGGGACAAAAACTTAATCCTAATAGGCAAACAAATTCGTAAGCTACGAAATACGAGAGGCTTTTCTCAAGAAAATTTCGCGAATTTCATTGATATGAATAGGGGTTATTACGGGACCATCGAACGTGGAGAGGCAAATGTCACCGCGCTTAATCTATTAAAAATCATCCAAGGATTAGAAGTAAAACCTAATGATCTATTCCCTCCAGAAACATATAATAGAAAATTTTTTTAG
- a CDS encoding CHASE3 domain-containing protein yields MDNSFIKHATEFVPNETIKSKKTVTHSVFLSAIAIIIAISCISAYQFYNLKNANRWVAHTYQVILASHNSLYHLTYLETRQRGYLLFNDKNYLSDFNENVSKIKKSLANLTELTTDNPSQNEKAIRLSTLINKRIDLLKQMLQIKNNGKLSSPEAMNLFQKSQAVSDEIRALTNEIVQVEFTLLNERNISAIRNATITDVIFVIGQTISVIFLLIAFLLFNRELLKRGHAESKIRNFENQLRSIIEGASDMIAALDLNYRFIIFNHAYEK; encoded by the coding sequence ATGGATAATAGTTTCATTAAACATGCCACTGAGTTTGTCCCAAATGAGACAATAAAAAGCAAAAAAACAGTTACTCATTCTGTTTTTTTATCAGCAATTGCGATCATCATTGCTATCAGTTGTATTTCAGCTTATCAATTTTATAATCTAAAAAATGCTAACCGATGGGTAGCGCACACCTATCAAGTAATATTAGCCTCACATAACTCGCTTTATCATTTAACTTATTTAGAAACCAGACAACGTGGCTATCTATTATTTAATGATAAAAATTATCTTTCTGACTTTAACGAGAATGTATCAAAAATAAAAAAATCATTGGCAAATTTAACTGAACTGACAACGGATAATCCTTCACAAAATGAAAAAGCGATCAGGTTATCTACGTTAATTAATAAAAGGATCGATTTGTTAAAGCAAATGTTACAAATAAAAAATAATGGAAAATTATCCTCTCCAGAAGCCATGAATCTATTCCAAAAATCACAAGCAGTCTCTGATGAGATAAGAGCATTAACAAATGAAATTGTACAAGTAGAATTCACATTATTAAATGAACGTAATATTAGCGCAATACGCAATGCAACTATTACAGATGTTATTTTTGTGATTGGGCAAACCATCAGTGTTATCTTTTTATTAATTGCATTTTTATTATTTAATCGAGAGCTATTAAAACGAGGACATGCCGAAAGCAAAATTAGAAATTTTGAAAACCAATTACGAAGTATCATTGAAGGGGCAAGTGACATGATCGCTGCTCTTGATTTAAACTATCGTTTTATCATTTTTAACCACGCTTATGAAAAATAA
- a CDS encoding class I SAM-dependent methyltransferase has translation MIDTEAIETFDKFADEYDTWFDRHPAVFQSELAAFKKLIPESGDGLEIGVGSGRFASRRGIKTGVEPSDKLGEMAKIRGIDIHKCTAETLPFKDQQFDFILLSTVLCYVRVPLMALQEVKRVLKTNGILVIGMIDRKSFLGQIYEIKKQENKFYQHAHFYSAAEILDLLHEINFEEEVYQTIFSPIENISTPEPIKPDYGEGGFIVISAKLAKKFFYPSI, from the coding sequence ATGATTGATACAGAAGCTATAGAAACTTTTGATAAATTTGCTGATGAATATGATACCTGGTTTGATCGCCATCCTGCTGTTTTTCAATCAGAGCTAGCTGCATTTAAAAAATTAATACCTGAATCAGGAGATGGGCTTGAAATTGGTGTAGGTTCAGGAAGGTTTGCTTCCCGACGCGGAATTAAAACGGGTGTAGAACCATCTGATAAATTAGGTGAAATGGCAAAAATACGTGGAATCGATATTCACAAATGCACTGCTGAAACCTTACCCTTTAAGGATCAGCAGTTTGATTTCATCTTACTTAGCACTGTATTGTGCTATGTCAGGGTTCCATTAATGGCTCTCCAAGAAGTAAAGCGGGTATTAAAAACAAATGGTATTCTGGTCATTGGTATGATTGATCGCAAATCATTCTTGGGACAAATTTATGAGATTAAAAAACAAGAAAATAAGTTTTATCAGCATGCCCATTTCTATTCTGCTGCCGAAATTCTTGACTTGCTGCATGAAATTAATTTCGAAGAAGAAGTTTATCAAACAATCTTTTCTCCTATCGAGAATATATCCACTCCAGAACCGATTAAACCTGATTATGGTGAAGGTGGATTTATTGTGATATCGGCTAAGTTAGCAAAAAAGTTTTTTTACCCATCTATATAA
- a CDS encoding sensor domain-containing diguanylate cyclase: MSLDDALINFPEVKNKLKASWKQSLEGKEYVQNIEFNVHDKKIIYEVTSSLIKNSQNNIVGAMHIKRNITERLKTENILHEGMHELKDKNEKITLLLEMSDVMLACNSINELSEITAKYCGKVLSFSKGVFYIMHPSKDFLEASASWGSPISNTSNFTQDQCWALRLGHIHHAGFSETELTCDHIINNVTEEISYLCVPLRAQNDIYGLLYVEVAKKEGEQQLTSNERLLVNAFAELAALALANVRLRENLSFQSVRDPLTSLYNRRYLEEFLIKQIHQSERTKQPLSVLMLDLDHFKRINDVHGHDAGDLVLKQLSQLLINEIRPGDLAARYGGEEFIIVLYDTEAQTAIKRADNIRKSVSLLHVKFGAQDTGEITVSIGISEYPQDGKTGSELIEAADKALYVAKNTGRNKVVPFSEVQLNLKISTNKKSTVEKEHE; this comes from the coding sequence ATGAGTTTAGATGATGCTCTGATCAATTTTCCAGAAGTAAAAAATAAACTAAAAGCATCATGGAAACAATCTCTCGAAGGTAAAGAATATGTTCAAAATATAGAATTTAATGTACATGACAAAAAAATTATATATGAAGTCACATCTAGCTTAATAAAAAACTCACAAAATAATATTGTTGGGGCGATGCATATCAAAAGAAATATTACCGAGCGGTTAAAAACTGAAAATATATTGCATGAAGGCATGCATGAACTGAAAGATAAAAATGAAAAGATCACTCTATTACTAGAAATGAGCGATGTCATGCTGGCTTGTAACTCGATAAATGAATTAAGCGAAATCACTGCTAAATATTGTGGCAAAGTGCTTAGTTTTTCCAAAGGTGTATTTTATATTATGCATCCATCAAAAGATTTTCTTGAAGCGAGTGCCAGCTGGGGATCGCCAATCTCAAATACTAGCAATTTTACTCAAGATCAATGTTGGGCATTACGATTAGGTCATATTCATCACGCAGGTTTTTCAGAGACAGAATTAACTTGTGATCATATAATCAATAATGTTACTGAAGAAATATCCTATCTTTGTGTGCCATTGCGCGCACAAAATGATATTTATGGTTTACTCTATGTTGAAGTAGCTAAAAAAGAAGGCGAACAACAACTAACAAGCAATGAACGATTGCTTGTTAATGCTTTTGCAGAATTAGCAGCGCTTGCCTTAGCTAACGTGAGATTGCGGGAAAATTTGAGTTTTCAATCCGTTCGTGATCCTTTAACTTCTCTATACAATCGGAGATATTTAGAAGAATTCCTTATAAAACAAATTCATCAATCAGAACGCACAAAACAACCACTTTCTGTTTTAATGTTAGATCTTGATCATTTTAAGAGAATTAATGATGTACACGGCCATGATGCAGGTGATTTGGTTCTAAAGCAACTATCTCAGTTATTAATAAATGAGATACGTCCTGGTGACTTAGCAGCACGATATGGCGGAGAAGAATTTATCATTGTGCTTTACGATACTGAGGCGCAAACGGCCATCAAGCGTGCGGATAATATCCGCAAATCCGTTTCATTGCTACATGTTAAATTCGGTGCACAAGATACGGGCGAAATTACCGTCTCAATTGGCATATCTGAATATCCACAAGATGGAAAAACCGGTTCAGAATTAATCGAAGCCGCCGATAAAGCTTTATACGTTGCTAAAAACACCGGCAGAAATAAGGTTGTGCCCTTTTCGGAAGTCCAACTTAATCTCAAGATATCTACAAATAAAAAAAGTACTGTTGAAAAGGAGCATGAATAA
- a CDS encoding PepSY domain-containing protein: protein MSTSVTLADNLPATAVPLSAVITNLQTKGYNNIKEVKFEHGFYEAEAMNAQENEVKLEIDPKTNAITKTKIGYKMKSMANPKISMLDAIKKVGAAGYHDIYKIEFKKDKYEVKALDKNNKEVELRVNANTGEVSKEWF from the coding sequence TTGTCAACGTCAGTTACATTAGCTGATAACCTTCCAGCTACTGCAGTCCCATTATCTGCAGTCATTACAAACTTACAGACCAAAGGCTACAACAACATTAAAGAAGTTAAATTTGAACATGGTTTTTATGAAGCAGAAGCCATGAATGCGCAAGAGAACGAAGTGAAGTTGGAGATTGATCCTAAAACAAACGCGATTACCAAAACTAAAATTGGCTACAAAATGAAATCTATGGCCAACCCCAAGATTTCTATGCTTGATGCGATAAAAAAAGTAGGAGCAGCCGGATACCATGACATTTATAAGATAGAATTTAAGAAGGATAAGTATGAAGTGAAGGCACTCGATAAAAATAATAAGGAAGTAGAATTAAGAGTAAATGCTAATACTGGCGAAGTAAGCAAAGAATGGTTTTAA